A window of Moritella sp. Urea-trap-13 contains these coding sequences:
- the trpS gene encoding tryptophan--tRNA ligase, whose protein sequence is MKNNQSIALNQASHLALNTDIKEKILTGDRATGSLHLGHYVGSLQQRVKLQHQYQQTILVADMQGLTDNGHNPQKVSSNILNVVADYLAAGIDPLKTTICLQSGIPALAELTMYYSNLVSISRLERNPTVKTEIKSKSFGRSIPAGFLTYPISQAADITAFKATLVPVGEDQLPMLEQTNEIVRRLNHIAQQDILVECKPLLSKVSRLPSVDGKSKMSKSMGNTIMLSSSEKDIRKAVKAMYTDPNHLRVCDPGKIEGNVVFTYLDAFHQDQDYVANLKAQYSAGGLGDGSVKKILEECLQDLLKPIRQRREEFIADRSQLIAILKAGTERSQDESNEVLRQVKNAFGLNLF, encoded by the coding sequence ATGAAAAACAATCAATCAATAGCTTTAAACCAAGCATCTCATTTAGCCCTAAATACCGATATTAAAGAAAAAATTCTCACTGGCGATCGCGCTACTGGCTCTTTGCACCTCGGCCATTATGTCGGTTCTTTACAACAACGCGTTAAGCTACAGCATCAGTATCAGCAAACGATCTTAGTTGCTGACATGCAGGGGCTTACTGATAACGGCCATAATCCGCAAAAAGTATCATCAAATATTCTCAATGTTGTCGCGGACTATCTTGCCGCAGGCATCGATCCATTAAAAACCACGATCTGTTTACAATCAGGGATCCCTGCACTCGCAGAGCTAACGATGTATTATTCAAACTTAGTGTCTATTTCCCGTTTAGAACGTAATCCAACGGTTAAAACTGAGATCAAAAGTAAATCATTTGGCCGCTCTATCCCAGCAGGTTTCTTAACATATCCAATTAGTCAGGCGGCGGACATTACGGCATTTAAAGCTACGTTAGTACCTGTGGGTGAAGATCAGTTACCCATGTTGGAACAGACCAATGAGATCGTCAGAAGATTAAACCATATTGCCCAGCAAGACATTTTAGTTGAATGTAAGCCATTATTAAGTAAGGTTTCACGTTTACCGAGTGTCGACGGTAAAAGTAAAATGTCTAAATCGATGGGCAATACCATCATGCTAAGTTCAAGTGAAAAAGATATCCGCAAAGCGGTGAAAGCCATGTATACAGATCCGAATCATTTACGTGTGTGTGATCCAGGGAAGATCGAAGGCAATGTGGTATTTACGTATTTAGATGCATTCCATCAAGATCAAGACTATGTGGCTAATTTAAAAGCGCAATATTCTGCTGGTGGTTTAGGTGATGGCAGCGTTAAGAAGATCTTAGAAGAATGTTTACAAGATCTACTAAAGCCAATTCGTCAGCGCCGAGAAGAATTCATCGCAGATCGCTCACAGCTAATTGCGATCTTGAAAGCAGGAACAGAACGCTCTCAAGATGAGTCTAATGAGGTATTACGTCAGGTGAAAAATGCCTTTGGGTTAAATTTGTTTTAA
- a CDS encoding cupin domain-containing protein, translated as MHNIFDSIPEDLSNEVFEDLVSSDKVKIERIISKGHTSPDFGWYDQEQHEWVIVVAGSAIIGFDDKPSVTLKAGDYLNIPAHQKHKVAWTDPNVETIWLAVHY; from the coding sequence ATGCATAATATTTTTGATTCGATCCCCGAAGATCTAAGTAACGAGGTATTTGAAGATCTCGTTAGCAGTGACAAGGTCAAAATAGAACGTATTATCTCTAAAGGACATACATCGCCAGATTTTGGTTGGTATGATCAAGAGCAACATGAGTGGGTTATTGTTGTTGCAGGTAGTGCCATTATCGGCTTTGATGATAAACCGTCCGTGACCTTGAAAGCGGGTGATTACCTTAATATTCCTGCGCACCAAAAACACAAAGTGGCGTGGACAGATCCAAATGTTGAAACCATCTGGTTAGCAGTGCATTATTGA
- a CDS encoding GNAT family N-acetyltransferase, with product MEIRIDDLTGKEVAQLLQDHHQDMLDHTPAESVHSLDISGLQAPDVTFWSAWIEGELAGCGAIKVIEAGHAELKSMRTSSTHLRQGVAQRLLTHILTAAKDQGITTVSLETGTPDSFIPAQKLYRDFGFNECAPFADYSVDPYSLYMTKKIA from the coding sequence ATGGAAATTCGAATTGATGATTTAACAGGTAAAGAAGTCGCGCAGTTATTACAAGATCATCATCAAGACATGCTTGATCATACGCCTGCTGAAAGTGTGCACTCGTTAGATATTAGCGGACTACAAGCGCCAGATGTAACCTTTTGGAGTGCCTGGATAGAGGGTGAACTTGCTGGCTGTGGCGCGATAAAAGTGATTGAAGCAGGACATGCAGAGTTAAAATCAATGCGCACATCGAGTACGCATTTACGACAAGGGGTTGCTCAGCGGTTACTCACGCATATTTTAACGGCAGCCAAAGACCAAGGTATTACCACCGTCAGTTTAGAAACCGGCACGCCTGATTCATTTATACCTGCGCAAAAGTTATATCGCGACTTTGGTTTTAATGAGTGCGCACCGTTTGCTGATTACAGCGTAGATCCATACAGCTTGTATATGACTAAAAAAATCGCTTAA
- a CDS encoding LysE family transporter, with the protein MNIELLLSLAIIHAVALASPGPDFALVVKLASQESRKTAIASAVGISIAILIHTILSLTGVSLIIKSSQTLYMIVQMLGASYLAWMGFGAVKGALQHWKARVSVDSNTPKLNQLTPTQGFMQGLWTNLLNPKAMVFFIILFSAMITPDVSLMTKLMATVIMLVLSLIWFVFIALILSKPIIQQRVIKAAPAINLCTGLLFMLVSSAIMYNLLATAMVFSESTI; encoded by the coding sequence ATGAACATCGAATTACTGTTATCTCTCGCTATTATCCACGCTGTCGCATTAGCGAGTCCTGGTCCTGACTTTGCGTTAGTGGTCAAACTCGCGAGCCAAGAATCAAGAAAGACCGCCATTGCCTCAGCTGTCGGTATCTCAATTGCTATTTTAATTCATACTATTTTGAGTTTGACTGGGGTGAGTCTGATAATTAAGAGCTCACAAACCTTGTATATGATCGTACAAATGCTGGGGGCAAGTTACCTAGCATGGATGGGCTTTGGCGCCGTAAAAGGCGCGCTACAACACTGGAAGGCAAGAGTATCAGTCGACAGTAATACGCCAAAGCTTAATCAATTGACGCCAACTCAAGGCTTCATGCAAGGACTGTGGACTAATCTGTTAAACCCGAAAGCCATGGTGTTTTTCATTATTCTATTTTCAGCCATGATCACACCCGATGTCAGCCTTATGACTAAATTGATGGCAACGGTTATCATGTTAGTACTTTCACTCATTTGGTTTGTATTTATTGCGTTAATTTTATCGAAACCTATCATTCAGCAGCGTGTAATAAAAGCCGCACCAGCAATAAACCTCTGCACCGGTCTGCTGTTTATGCTGGTATCAAGCGCCATCATGTATAACTTACTTGCAACTGCAATGGTATTTAGTGAAAGTACTATTTAG